In Serratia sp. FDAARGOS_506, a genomic segment contains:
- a CDS encoding oxidoreductase — protein sequence MASAKTILITGVSSGFGQALAREALAVGHRVVGTVRNGEALQAFGALDTQRAFGYLLDVTDVERIDEVVGEIESAVGPIDVLVNNAGYGHEGILEESPLAELRRQFDVNVFGAVAMIKAVLPGMRQRRRGHIINITSMGSFITLPGISYYCGSKFALEGISETLSKELAPFNIYVTAVAPGSFRTDWAGRSMVRSPRRLPDYDALFEPVRQARQEKSGKQLGDPVKAAHAMLALIESGNPPTHLLLGSDALSLVRQKLEALGKEIEQWEKLTRSTDG from the coding sequence ATGGCATCTGCAAAAACGATTTTAATCACCGGCGTCAGCAGTGGTTTTGGCCAGGCGCTGGCGCGGGAAGCCCTCGCCGTGGGGCATCGGGTTGTAGGGACGGTGCGCAACGGCGAAGCACTGCAGGCTTTCGGCGCGCTCGATACGCAGCGGGCTTTTGGCTATCTGCTTGATGTCACGGACGTTGAGCGTATTGATGAGGTGGTTGGAGAAATTGAGTCCGCCGTCGGTCCGATAGATGTGCTGGTGAACAATGCCGGTTACGGCCATGAAGGCATTCTGGAAGAGTCCCCGCTTGCAGAGCTGCGCCGCCAGTTTGACGTCAATGTGTTTGGCGCGGTGGCGATGATCAAAGCCGTGCTGCCGGGCATGCGCCAGCGCCGTCGCGGCCACATTATCAATATCACCTCAATGGGCAGCTTCATTACCTTGCCCGGTATCAGCTATTACTGCGGCAGCAAATTTGCACTGGAAGGGATATCAGAAACGTTAAGTAAAGAGCTTGCCCCGTTCAACATCTACGTGACCGCAGTAGCGCCCGGCTCGTTTCGAACGGACTGGGCCGGGCGTTCAATGGTACGTAGCCCTCGCCGTCTCCCGGACTATGACGCGTTATTTGAACCTGTTCGTCAGGCGCGCCAGGAAAAAAGCGGTAAGCAACTCGGCGATCCTGTGAAGGCGGCTCACGCCATGCTGGCATTGATCGAGAGCGGGAACCCACCCACGCATCTGTTATTAGGCAGTGATGCATTAAGTTTAGTGCGGCAAAAGCTCGAGGCGTTGGGTAAGGAAATTGAACAATGGGAGAAACTCACCCGTTCAACGGATGGCTGA
- a CDS encoding AraC family transcriptional regulator: protein MSDMIALMNRLAVQEGYNLTALPDVRILRSDRPLARTPVLYDPGIVIVCQGSKRGYFGQQTYLYDEQHYLAVSVPVPFVMETDASAAHPLLAIYMHLDLQLAAELMLQIEQHGAPHPPAAPQSMMSSPMDDRVKMAVLRLLDVLDNPLEAAILGPARVRELYFRVLTGAQGNAMRAALALQGQFGKIGKALQHIHAAYAEPLTLTQLAMRAGMSVPTFHSHFKAITQMPPMQYVKSVRLHQARMLMVRQQITAAAASYAVGYESPSQFNREFKRLFGLPPAEEIKRMQRNFAIPPAQPASVFVSSH, encoded by the coding sequence ATGTCCGACATGATTGCCCTGATGAATAGACTTGCGGTGCAAGAGGGATACAACCTCACTGCCCTACCTGATGTGCGAATTTTGCGCTCCGATCGCCCGCTTGCCAGAACGCCGGTGCTTTACGATCCGGGGATCGTGATCGTCTGCCAGGGCAGCAAACGCGGTTATTTCGGTCAACAGACCTATTTATATGATGAGCAGCACTACCTGGCGGTTTCGGTGCCGGTGCCGTTTGTGATGGAAACCGACGCGTCGGCAGCACATCCGCTGCTGGCGATTTATATGCATCTGGATTTGCAGCTTGCCGCTGAACTGATGTTGCAGATTGAACAGCATGGCGCCCCGCATCCTCCCGCCGCGCCGCAAAGCATGATGTCGAGCCCCATGGACGACAGGGTAAAAATGGCCGTACTTCGCTTACTTGACGTCCTGGACAACCCGCTTGAGGCGGCGATCCTCGGCCCAGCCCGGGTGCGAGAGCTCTATTTCCGCGTGCTGACAGGCGCACAGGGCAACGCGATGCGTGCCGCGCTGGCCTTGCAAGGCCAGTTTGGCAAAATCGGTAAAGCCTTGCAGCACATCCACGCCGCTTACGCAGAGCCGTTAACGCTGACGCAGCTGGCGATGAGGGCCGGCATGAGCGTGCCGACCTTTCATAGCCATTTCAAGGCGATAACGCAGATGCCGCCAATGCAGTATGTGAAATCGGTACGCCTGCATCAGGCACGGATGCTGATGGTGCGCCAACAAATCACCGCCGCCGCCGCGAGTTACGCCGTTGGCTATGAAAGCCCATCGCAATTTAATCGCGAATTCAAACGTCTGTTTGGCCTGCCGCCGGCAGAGGAGATAAAACGCATGCAGCGAAACTTCGCCATTCCGCCCGCGCAGCCTGCCTCGGTATTTGTTTCATCGCACTGA
- a CDS encoding Lrp/AsnC ligand binding domain-containing protein → MNDTTSSYQATRALLQFTSRKKVEEWHTVAGDGCVFIKVRAADTESLKNFLMEIQSLEGVRSVHSDIALPTFLARGRSPD, encoded by the coding sequence GTGAACGATACCACCAGCAGCTATCAAGCAACGCGCGCCCTTTTGCAGTTCACCAGCCGCAAGAAAGTGGAAGAATGGCATACCGTTGCCGGCGACGGCTGCGTCTTTATCAAAGTACGCGCCGCCGATACCGAATCGCTGAAGAATTTCCTGATGGAGATTCAGAGCCTGGAGGGCGTACGCTCTGTGCACAGCGATATCGCGCTTCCCACGTTTCTAGCGCGCGGGCGTTCGCCGGATTAA
- a CDS encoding MFS transporter, whose translation MTLCVFVLIASEFMPVSLLTPIARDLGVTEGLAGQGIAISGALAVLTSLTLSALAGNRDRKSLLLGMTFLMAVSGLVIALASSYLVYMAGRAMIGIAIGGFWSMSAATAIRLVPQHQVARALAIFNAGNALATVVAAPLGSYLGATVGWRGAFLCLVPIAVVAFIWQCVSLPGMNGNKAPASRGTVLRLFARPVVSLGMLACGLFFMGQFALFTYVRPFLETVTRVDSSGLSLILLIIGVAGFIGTLVVSAFLNRKFYLTLMVIPGLMAVIAVALILTGHHVWAVSLLLGLWGMLATAAPTGWWTWIARTLPDNAEAGGGLMVAVIQLSIALGSTTGGMVFDHLGWQSAFAISSVLLLCAGVLTFFTSRQKSSAP comes from the coding sequence ATGACCCTGTGCGTCTTTGTGCTGATTGCATCGGAATTTATGCCCGTCAGCCTGCTTACGCCGATTGCCCGTGATTTAGGCGTGACGGAGGGGCTGGCAGGACAGGGGATTGCCATCTCCGGTGCGCTGGCCGTCCTGACCAGCCTGACGCTTTCGGCGCTGGCTGGAAACAGGGATCGCAAGTCCCTGTTACTGGGGATGACGTTTCTGATGGCCGTGTCGGGGCTCGTTATCGCACTGGCCTCCAGTTATCTGGTGTATATGGCAGGTCGCGCGATGATAGGTATTGCGATCGGGGGATTCTGGTCGATGTCTGCGGCAACGGCGATTCGTCTGGTGCCACAACATCAAGTCGCGCGTGCCCTGGCTATTTTCAACGCCGGCAATGCGCTGGCAACGGTAGTGGCAGCCCCGCTGGGGAGCTACCTTGGCGCCACTGTCGGATGGCGAGGCGCTTTCTTGTGTCTGGTTCCTATCGCGGTGGTGGCCTTTATCTGGCAGTGCGTTAGTTTGCCTGGTATGAACGGCAATAAAGCTCCTGCATCACGTGGAACCGTACTCCGCCTGTTCGCTCGTCCTGTTGTCTCTCTTGGCATGCTGGCCTGTGGACTGTTCTTTATGGGGCAGTTTGCGCTATTTACCTATGTGCGCCCATTCCTGGAGACGGTGACGCGTGTTGATTCCTCTGGTTTGTCGTTGATTTTACTGATTATCGGCGTGGCCGGTTTTATTGGCACGCTGGTTGTCTCGGCATTCCTCAACAGGAAATTCTACCTGACGTTGATGGTCATCCCTGGGCTGATGGCCGTCATTGCCGTCGCCCTGATTCTTACCGGGCATCACGTTTGGGCTGTCTCGCTGCTGTTAGGTCTCTGGGGCATGCTGGCCACCGCCGCTCCAACGGGATGGTGGACATGGATTGCCCGCACGCTTCCCGACAATGCGGAAGCCGGAGGCGGACTGATGGTTGCGGTGATTCAGCTCTCGATTGCGCTTGGTTCAACGACAGGAGGCATGGTGTTTGACCATCTCGGCTGGCAGAGCGCCTTTGCCATCAGTAGCGTGCTGCTGCTTTGCGCCGGAGTGTTGACGTTTTTCACCTCACGCCAGAAGAGCAGTGCGCCTTAA
- a CDS encoding alpha/beta hydrolase, protein MSYADSTNPNAPVSMTDKWDKTFAESQKVDHRKVSFQNRYGITLVGDLYLPKDRGDRKLAAIAVSGPFGAVKEQSSGLYAQTLAEQGFITLAFDPSYTGESGGYPRNVASPDINTEDFSAAVDFLGLQKEVDRNRIGLLGICGWGGMALNDAAMDTRVKAVATSVMYDMSRAMGHGVGDGKDRYSTADRRAVLQYLNKQRWKDAESGTFAHGAHDINVDRNGKVSADQRILPETLPADPHPVLKEFFDYYRMPRGFHARSVNSTGAWTATMPLSFMNMPLLSYAREITIPTLIVTGEKAHSRYFAEDAYKAVGSKDKELVIVPGANHVDLYDNVAGKIPFAKFEQFFKANLK, encoded by the coding sequence ATGAGTTATGCTGATTCAACCAATCCGAACGCCCCTGTTTCCATGACAGATAAATGGGATAAAACGTTCGCCGAGAGCCAGAAAGTCGATCATCGTAAAGTCTCGTTCCAGAATCGATATGGCATCACCTTAGTGGGCGATCTTTACCTGCCCAAAGATCGCGGCGATCGCAAGCTGGCGGCGATTGCGGTCAGCGGGCCTTTTGGCGCGGTGAAAGAGCAATCCAGCGGTCTGTATGCGCAGACGCTGGCGGAACAAGGGTTTATTACCCTGGCGTTTGATCCCTCTTACACGGGGGAAAGCGGCGGCTATCCGCGAAACGTCGCCTCACCGGATATCAACACGGAAGATTTCAGCGCGGCGGTGGATTTCTTAGGGCTGCAAAAAGAGGTGGACCGCAACCGTATCGGGCTGCTCGGCATTTGCGGCTGGGGTGGCATGGCGTTAAACGACGCCGCGATGGATACCCGCGTTAAAGCAGTGGCAACAAGCGTAATGTACGATATGAGTCGGGCGATGGGCCATGGCGTGGGGGATGGCAAAGACCGTTATTCCACCGCTGACCGTCGTGCCGTTCTGCAGTATCTGAATAAACAGCGCTGGAAGGATGCGGAAAGTGGAACGTTCGCTCACGGCGCTCATGATATTAACGTCGACAGAAATGGCAAGGTTAGCGCGGATCAGCGTATTCTGCCAGAAACCCTGCCGGCCGATCCGCATCCGGTGCTGAAGGAGTTCTTTGATTACTACCGCATGCCGCGCGGTTTCCACGCGCGTTCCGTTAACTCTACGGGAGCGTGGACGGCAACGATGCCGCTGTCGTTTATGAATATGCCGCTGCTGAGCTACGCCCGTGAAATCACCATCCCGACGCTTATCGTGACCGGCGAGAAAGCGCATTCACGCTATTTTGCCGAAGATGCTTATAAGGCGGTCGGCAGTAAAGACAAAGAGCTGGTAATTGTCCCCGGTGCAAATCATGTGGACCTGTACGATAACGTTGCCGGAAAAATACCTTTCGCTAAGTTCGAGCAATTTTTCAAAGCCAATCTGAAATAA
- a CDS encoding LysR family transcriptional regulator — MAKRENYNELYLFMQVVREGSFTAAAQRLGLAQSGVSRSIRELEERLGVQLLVRTTRKLSLTQAGEQLYQKTASGFDTLDLGLATLAHYRETPSGTVRINASQHAIDKCLLPKLAIFKQRYPDIRLELINESRFVDIIEERFDAGVRLGPEVSPGMVAVRITPDMEMAIVGAPEHFRRYGFPQTPTDLKAHPCIAYQFADGSVYQWELNQDDKKITHRPEGQWALSDSYMEAEAARLGLGLAYVPVELVTDDLERGALIRVLQRYSLRMEGLFLYYPHRNVSPALRMVIETLKI; from the coding sequence ATGGCGAAAAGGGAGAACTACAACGAGTTGTACCTATTTATGCAAGTGGTACGGGAAGGCAGTTTTACCGCGGCGGCTCAGCGGCTGGGGCTTGCTCAATCAGGGGTCAGCCGTTCCATTCGTGAGCTTGAGGAAAGGTTGGGTGTCCAGCTACTGGTGCGCACCACGCGTAAACTGTCGCTGACGCAAGCGGGCGAGCAACTCTACCAGAAGACGGCATCTGGATTTGATACGCTAGATCTAGGGCTTGCCACGCTGGCACATTATCGCGAGACCCCTTCCGGCACGGTTCGTATCAATGCCAGCCAGCACGCGATTGATAAATGCCTGCTGCCAAAGCTTGCGATATTTAAACAGCGCTATCCTGATATCAGGCTGGAACTCATAAACGAGAGCAGGTTCGTCGATATTATCGAAGAAAGATTCGATGCGGGCGTTCGCCTGGGGCCCGAAGTAAGCCCTGGCATGGTTGCTGTACGCATTACGCCCGATATGGAGATGGCGATTGTGGGTGCCCCTGAGCATTTTCGTCGCTACGGCTTTCCGCAAACCCCGACAGATTTAAAGGCGCATCCCTGTATCGCCTATCAGTTTGCCGACGGCAGCGTGTACCAGTGGGAACTCAATCAGGATGATAAAAAAATTACGCATCGGCCTGAAGGACAATGGGCCTTATCTGACAGCTACATGGAAGCAGAAGCCGCCCGGCTGGGCTTGGGGCTGGCCTATGTTCCTGTCGAGCTGGTCACAGATGATCTGGAACGCGGGGCGCTTATCAGAGTTTTACAGCGTTACAGCCTGCGAATGGAGGGGTTGTTTCTCTATTACCCTCATCGCAATGTATCCCCCGCTCTGCGAATGGTCATTGAAACATTGAAAATCTGA
- the leuE gene encoding leucine efflux protein LeuE produces MFADFGVVNFWTYLLGATLIVLVPGPETMFVIKTSITSGIKRGFAAIFSILLSDVILVLLAWCGLAAVISSTPALFNAIKYAGAAYLFYLGVQTIRAIFKPAVETREEKKSSAEAKGIIGRGMLVTLLNPKTLLFYISFFAQFINVQAEHSWMAFIILAAVMFAITLVYFGFLVFCGSYLLSRLKGNRRLSVTGNALVGMFFIGFAARLASATS; encoded by the coding sequence ATGTTTGCTGATTTTGGTGTCGTGAATTTCTGGACGTACCTGCTTGGTGCGACGCTGATAGTCCTTGTGCCAGGCCCTGAAACCATGTTCGTGATTAAAACGAGCATTACCAGCGGCATCAAGCGAGGCTTTGCTGCAATATTTTCCATCCTCCTGAGCGACGTTATCCTGGTTCTTTTGGCCTGGTGCGGGCTGGCGGCAGTAATCAGCTCAACACCAGCCTTGTTTAACGCCATTAAATACGCAGGTGCTGCTTATCTGTTCTATCTCGGAGTCCAGACGATACGCGCTATCTTTAAGCCAGCTGTCGAAACGCGTGAAGAGAAGAAATCTTCAGCTGAGGCTAAGGGGATCATCGGGCGCGGAATGCTGGTTACGCTATTGAATCCAAAGACGCTGCTGTTCTATATCTCTTTCTTCGCCCAGTTCATCAATGTTCAGGCTGAGCACTCCTGGATGGCGTTTATCATTCTTGCAGCAGTGATGTTCGCAATTACTCTCGTTTATTTCGGCTTTCTCGTTTTCTGTGGCTCTTATCTGCTCAGCCGTCTGAAAGGCAACCGTAGGTTATCTGTCACCGGAAACGCGCTGGTAGGTATGTTCTTCATTGGATTTGCAGCACGGCTCGCCAGCGCAACTTCCTGA
- a CDS encoding LysR substrate-binding domain-containing protein, with product MRKPRLPPLGALRAFHAVAGCRSFKLAAEALGVSATAVSHQIKLLESVLECRVCERSAQGVSLTETGEILYAGTQRAFAALEQSVAQITRAQQPPALTVTTTSNFLTHWLVPRLADFKAEFPAIDLRLHTSVERVDLNQRTVDVAIRYRETPESDLHCTLLHEDRFIVVASPALALERIEDLQRVTLFHVEHRQVPADAPTWENWRRRYGPEGLNVEAGLTFSDETHALQAAVAGQGVVIASRLLARDLLQRGVLAAPFEMSLPGANYYLMATEETAQRSDIIALREWLLRQMAAG from the coding sequence ATGAGAAAACCCCGTTTGCCGCCGCTGGGCGCGCTGCGCGCCTTCCACGCCGTGGCCGGCTGCCGCAGCTTCAAGCTGGCCGCCGAGGCGCTGGGCGTCAGCGCGACGGCGGTCAGCCATCAGATCAAGCTGCTGGAGTCGGTGCTGGAATGCCGGGTGTGCGAGCGCAGCGCGCAGGGTGTCAGCCTGACCGAGACCGGCGAGATCCTGTATGCCGGCACCCAGCGCGCCTTTGCCGCGCTGGAGCAGTCCGTCGCCCAAATCACCCGCGCCCAGCAGCCGCCGGCGCTGACCGTCACCACCACCTCCAATTTTCTCACCCACTGGCTGGTGCCGCGCCTGGCGGATTTCAAGGCAGAGTTTCCCGCCATCGATCTGCGCCTGCACACCAGCGTCGAGCGGGTCGATCTCAACCAGCGCACCGTGGACGTCGCCATCCGCTACCGTGAAACGCCGGAAAGCGATCTGCACTGCACCCTGCTGCATGAGGATCGCTTTATCGTGGTGGCCAGCCCGGCGCTGGCGCTGGAGCGCATTGAGGATTTGCAGCGGGTAACGCTGTTTCACGTGGAGCATCGGCAGGTGCCTGCCGACGCGCCAACCTGGGAAAACTGGCGGCGACGCTACGGGCCGGAAGGGTTGAACGTGGAAGCCGGGCTGACCTTCAGCGACGAAACCCATGCGCTGCAGGCGGCGGTGGCGGGCCAAGGGGTAGTGATCGCCAGCCGGCTGCTGGCGCGCGATTTGTTGCAGCGCGGCGTGCTGGCCGCGCCGTTCGAGATGTCGTTACCCGGCGCTAACTACTATCTGATGGCCACCGAAGAGACCGCGCAGCGCTCCGATATCATCGCGCTGCGCGAGTGGCTGCTGCGACAAATGGCGGCGGGCTAA
- a CDS encoding PA1136 family autoinducer-binding transcriptional regulator → MSEALAQRAFQTALAMDNERTLSAIQGRVRAFAAPFGFDRFVLFSTSATAEAGIEHIYWVEGDWFGDGEAVDALTYVRHCPVTRHMLRVSEPFFWTKTRAQQSERYRIVRTPRGAGLHGVQIPVFGPAGLEGAVSLGGERIDASPPVRLALSLVGNAAFQAARGLFEPAAGEGAGRLSAREREVLSWTAIGRRQADIAAMLGLSERTVENHLRRIRQRLGAATTAQAIGVAIRLGEIAPESR, encoded by the coding sequence ATGAGCGAAGCGCTCGCGCAGCGCGCTTTTCAGACGGCGCTGGCGATGGACAATGAGCGAACCCTGTCTGCCATTCAGGGGCGGGTTCGCGCCTTTGCCGCGCCGTTCGGTTTCGATCGCTTTGTGCTGTTTTCCACTTCCGCCACGGCGGAGGCGGGGATCGAGCATATCTATTGGGTCGAGGGCGACTGGTTCGGCGACGGCGAGGCGGTCGATGCGCTGACCTACGTGCGGCACTGCCCGGTGACCCGGCACATGCTGCGGGTCAGCGAGCCGTTTTTCTGGACCAAGACCCGGGCGCAGCAGAGTGAACGCTACCGGATTGTGCGCACGCCGCGCGGCGCGGGCCTGCACGGCGTGCAGATCCCGGTGTTCGGCCCCGCTGGTTTGGAGGGGGCCGTCAGCCTGGGGGGCGAGCGCATCGACGCCTCACCGCCGGTGCGGTTGGCGCTGTCGCTGGTGGGCAACGCGGCCTTTCAGGCGGCGCGGGGGCTGTTTGAACCGGCGGCCGGTGAGGGAGCGGGGCGACTGTCGGCGCGCGAGCGCGAGGTGCTGAGCTGGACCGCCATCGGCCGGCGGCAGGCGGATATCGCCGCGATGCTCGGCCTGTCTGAACGCACGGTGGAAAACCACCTGCGGCGCATTCGCCAACGCCTTGGCGCCGCCACCACCGCACAGGCGATCGGCGTGGCGATCCGTCTGGGGGAAATCGCCCCCGAAAGCCGTTAG
- the hchA gene encoding glyoxalase III HchA — protein sequence MTDSVSNDRNPTPDVAEDNAFFPSPYSLSQYTSSKTDFAGASYPNAYRGGKWKVLMIASQERYLLMQNDKFFSTGNHPVEMLLPMYHLDLAGFEIDIATPSGDPVKLEMWAFPQEDEAVKATYEKYRSQLKQPKKLTEVVKDLDGGNYLGVFIPGGHGVLNDIPFSEEVKKTLHWAHDNERYVISLCHGPAGLLAAGIGERKDDFLYRGYEMCVFPDSLDTGANIDIGYIPGPMPWLVGERLRELGVKIVNADITGKVHKDRRLLTGDSPLASNNLGKLAAETLLADVAAR from the coding sequence ATGACTGATTCAGTGTCCAACGATCGTAATCCCACCCCGGATGTGGCGGAAGACAACGCGTTCTTCCCATCGCCTTACTCCCTCAGCCAGTACACCTCGTCCAAAACCGACTTCGCGGGCGCCAGCTACCCGAACGCCTATCGCGGCGGCAAGTGGAAGGTGCTGATGATCGCCTCGCAGGAGCGCTACCTGCTGATGCAAAACGACAAGTTCTTCTCTACCGGCAACCACCCGGTCGAGATGCTGTTACCGATGTATCACCTGGATCTGGCCGGTTTCGAGATCGACATCGCCACGCCGTCCGGCGATCCGGTGAAGCTGGAGATGTGGGCGTTCCCGCAGGAAGACGAAGCGGTCAAGGCTACCTATGAGAAGTACCGCAGCCAACTCAAGCAGCCGAAAAAGCTGACGGAAGTAGTGAAGGATCTGGATGGCGGCAACTACCTCGGCGTTTTCATCCCCGGCGGCCACGGCGTGCTCAACGATATCCCGTTCAGTGAAGAGGTGAAAAAGACGCTGCACTGGGCCCATGACAACGAGCGCTACGTGATCTCGCTGTGCCACGGGCCGGCCGGTTTGCTGGCAGCGGGCATCGGCGAGCGCAAAGACGATTTCCTCTATCGCGGCTATGAGATGTGCGTGTTCCCGGACTCGCTCGATACCGGCGCCAACATCGACATCGGCTACATCCCCGGCCCGATGCCCTGGCTGGTGGGCGAACGCCTGCGTGAGTTGGGCGTGAAGATCGTCAATGCCGACATCACCGGCAAGGTGCATAAAGATCGGCGCCTGCTGACCGGCGACAGCCCGCTGGCCTCCAACAACCTCGGCAAGCTGGCGGCGGAGACGTTGTTGGCCGACGTCGCCGCGCGATGA
- a CDS encoding ABC transporter ATP-binding protein encodes MITASRLSFGFKGREPIFDNVSFQLKRGEILSVLGPNGAGKTTLLRNIAGLCRPSAGWCEIGRVDNREARLAYVPQAKAPHFSYGVLDFVTFGCVRQAGLFARPGKHDFARAQAVLQSLEIGPLAQKSIDQISGGELQMCYFAKALMADPDVMILDEPESNLDFYNQAKMIEMLWHLAKERQMTIVLNTHFLNYAERISDKCLLMTKRQSLFGVKSAVLREDILERYFRVPVRKCHYQYQGAGEETFIIALRNLA; translated from the coding sequence ATGATCACCGCTAGCCGGCTATCCTTTGGTTTCAAAGGGCGGGAGCCCATTTTCGACAACGTCAGCTTCCAGCTTAAGCGCGGCGAGATCCTCAGCGTGCTGGGCCCGAACGGCGCCGGCAAAACAACGCTGCTGAGAAATATTGCGGGCCTGTGTCGGCCCAGCGCCGGCTGGTGCGAGATCGGCCGCGTCGATAATCGAGAGGCGCGCCTGGCCTATGTGCCGCAGGCGAAGGCGCCACATTTTTCCTATGGCGTACTCGATTTTGTCACTTTCGGCTGCGTTCGTCAGGCCGGACTGTTTGCCCGGCCGGGAAAGCACGATTTCGCCAGGGCGCAGGCGGTGCTGCAATCCCTGGAAATCGGCCCATTGGCGCAGAAAAGCATCGATCAGATCAGCGGCGGTGAACTGCAGATGTGTTATTTCGCCAAGGCGCTGATGGCAGATCCTGACGTCATGATCCTTGATGAGCCGGAGTCGAACCTGGATTTTTACAATCAGGCAAAAATGATCGAGATGCTCTGGCACCTCGCCAAAGAGCGGCAGATGACGATCGTGCTGAATACGCATTTCCTCAATTACGCCGAACGCATCTCCGACAAGTGTTTACTGATGACAAAACGGCAGTCGTTGTTTGGCGTTAAAAGCGCTGTGCTGCGGGAAGATATCCTGGAGCGCTATTTTCGGGTGCCGGTAAGAAAGTGCCACTATCAATACCAGGGCGCCGGCGAAGAAACCTTTATTATCGCTCTGCGCAATCTCGCCTGA
- a CDS encoding iron ABC transporter permease, with translation MPGRGKYVAILAGLFLALCVAAVASLFAGRYALSAHDVMQILWQGNMQGENPTRYSVIFNLRAPRVVAVMLVGGGLAVAGATFQAVLKNALASPDVLGTSSASAFGAALGILLSLPFALSAMLSFLFGVVSLLLVFGICRLKRRQDALTTILSGMIIASLFIAFVSVIKYVADPQDTLPAIVFWLMGSFASVAKAQVYWLIPLFAACYLTIYRLRWKMNILSLGDDEARIAGLNPPRLKILLLIAASLLVSASVSLAGVVGWVGLVIPHLVRSVLGYNHGRLIPASALSGALFLLVIDNIARGATYAEIPIGILTALIGAPLFATLFIMGNRYDHR, from the coding sequence ATGCCGGGCAGAGGAAAATATGTGGCGATCCTGGCGGGGCTGTTTTTGGCCTTGTGTGTGGCCGCCGTCGCATCACTGTTTGCCGGCCGCTACGCCTTGTCGGCCCATGATGTGATGCAGATTTTATGGCAGGGGAACATGCAGGGGGAAAACCCGACCCGCTATTCGGTGATTTTTAACCTGCGCGCGCCGCGGGTGGTGGCGGTGATGCTGGTGGGCGGCGGGTTGGCGGTCGCCGGCGCGACCTTTCAGGCGGTGCTGAAAAACGCGTTAGCCAGCCCGGACGTGCTGGGCACCTCTTCCGCCTCCGCCTTTGGCGCTGCGCTGGGCATTTTATTGAGTCTGCCTTTTGCCCTGAGTGCCATGCTGTCGTTTCTTTTCGGCGTGGTGAGCCTGCTGCTGGTGTTCGGCATCTGCCGCCTGAAACGTCGGCAGGATGCACTGACGACGATCCTGTCCGGCATGATTATCGCGTCGTTGTTTATCGCGTTTGTCTCGGTCATAAAATATGTCGCCGATCCGCAGGATACCTTGCCGGCGATCGTCTTCTGGCTGATGGGCAGCTTCGCTTCGGTGGCGAAAGCGCAGGTCTATTGGCTAATCCCGCTGTTTGCGGCGTGTTACCTGACAATCTATCGGCTCAGGTGGAAAATGAACATTCTCTCGCTGGGGGATGACGAGGCGCGCATTGCCGGCCTAAATCCGCCCCGGTTGAAGATCCTGCTGCTGATCGCCGCCTCCCTGCTGGTTTCCGCCTCGGTGAGTTTGGCCGGCGTGGTGGGATGGGTCGGCTTGGTGATCCCGCATCTGGTGAGAAGCGTGCTGGGGTATAACCACGGCCGCCTGATCCCGGCCTCGGCGCTGAGCGGGGCGTTGTTTTTGCTGGTGATAGACAATATCGCCAGAGGCGCCACCTACGCAGAAATCCCGATCGGCATCCTGACCGCGCTGATCGGTGCGCCGCTTTTCGCCACGCTTTTTATTATGGGTAATCGATATGATCACCGCTAG